CCAGCCCCAACCCATCTCAGGAGGAGTGGCGCATGCAAGCGATGGAAGCCCTGTGCGCGGAGATCCGCGCCTGTCAGAAATGCGACCTGGGCAGGGGACGCACGAATGCCGTGCCGGGAGAAGGCCCGGTGCCGGCGCGCATCATGTTCATCGGGGAAGGACCGGGTTACCATGAGGACCAGCAGGGACGGCCCTTTGTGGGGGCCGCCGGCCAATACCTATCCGAACTGCTGGGACGCATCGGCCTGCGGCGCGAGGATGTGTATATCACCAACGTGGTGAAATGCCGGCCGCCGCGCAACCGCGATCCCCTGCCGGAAGAGATCGAGGCCTGCAAGCCCTACCTGGACCGGCAGATCGCCCTGGTTCAGCCGGCCATCATCGTCACGTTGGGCCGTCACTCCATGGCGCGCTACTTCCCCGGCCAGAGCATCTCCCGCATCCACGGCGTTCCCAAATACGTCGGCGGCATCTGGTGTTTC
Above is a genomic segment from Anaerolineae bacterium containing:
- a CDS encoding uracil-DNA glycosylase, which produces MQAMEALCAEIRACQKCDLGRGRTNAVPGEGPVPARIMFIGEGPGYHEDQQGRPFVGAAGQYLSELLGRIGLRREDVYITNVVKCRPPRNRDPLPEEIEACKPYLDRQIALVQPAIIVTLGRHSMARYFPGQSISRIHGVPKYVGGIWCF